One Huiozyma naganishii CBS 8797 chromosome 4, complete genome genomic region harbors:
- the GLC7 gene encoding type 1 serine/threonine-protein phosphatase catalytic subunit GLC7 (similar to Saccharomyces cerevisiae GLC7 (YER133W); ancestral locus Anc_8.159), which translates to MDTQTVDVDNIIDRLLEVRGSKPGQQVDLEEHEIRYLCSKARSIFIKQPILLELEAPIKICGDIHGQYYDLLRLFEYGGFPPESNYLFLGDYVDRGKQSLETICLLLAYKIKYPENFFILRGNHECASINRIYGFYDECKRRYNIKLWKTFTDCFNCLPIAAIIDEKIFCMHGGLSPDLNSMEQIRRVMRPTDIPDVGLLCDLLWSDPDKDIVGWSENDRGVSFTFGPDVVNRFLQKQDMELICRAHQVVEDGYEFFSKRQLVTLFSAPNYCGEFDNAGAMMSVDESLLCSFQILKPAQKSLPRQQGGRKKK; encoded by the exons ATGGATACGCAAACAGTGGACGTCGATAACATCATCGACAGATTGTTAGAAGTCAGAGGGTCCAAGCCTGGGCAACAGGTTGATCTCGAAGAACATGAGATTAGGTATCTCTGTTCGAAGGCAAGATCGATATTTATCAAGCAGCCTATCCTACTGGAACTAGAAGCTCCTATTAAA ATTTGTGGTGATATTCATGGACAATACTACGATCTGCTACGTCTTTTCGAATACGGTGGGTTCCCACCGGAATCGAACTACCTTTTCCTAGGTGACTATGTCGATCGTGGTAAGCAGTCACTAGAGACTATCTGTCTGCTATTGGCTTATAAAATCAAGTACCCAgagaacttcttcatcttgaGAGGTAACCACGAGTGTGCCTCGATCAACAGAATCTACGGGTTTTACGACGAGTGTAAGAGACGTTATAACATTAAGCTATGGAAAACTTTCACGGACTGTTTCAACTGTTTGCCTATTGCTGCCATCATCGACGAAAAGATATTCTGTATGCACGGTGGGTTGTCGCCAGATCTAAACAGTATGGAACAGATCAGAAGGGTCATGAGACCAACCGATATCCCAGATGTCGGGCTGTTGTGTGACCTGCTATGGTCAGACCCAGACAAGGATATCGTTGGCTGGAGTGAAAACGACAGAGGTGTATCCTTCACTTTTGGACCGGATGTCGTAAATAGATTTCTACAGAAACAAGATATGGAGTTGATCTGCAGGGCTCACCAAGTCGTCGAGGATGGGTACGAGTTTTTCAGCAAAAGACAGTTGGTAACGCTATTTAGTGCACCTAACTACTGTGGTGAGTTCGATAATGCCGGTGCTATGATGAGTGTGGATGAAAGTTTGTTATGTTCCTTCCAAATCTTGAAGCCTGCACAGAAAAGTTTACCAAGACAACAGGGCGGtagaaagaagaaatag
- the KNAG0D02070 gene encoding Mg-dependent acid phosphatase (similar to Saccharomyces cerevisiae YER134C; ancestral locus Anc_8.160a), producing MTIKYPKVAAFDLDYTVWPCYCDTHLFPPFTPIKKPDGQVLTVIDARGFELSLYKDIPKILTDLKENDVTLVSASRTWAPEIAKDLMKVFQVEYNGKIVYLGDLFDDMQWGERSKVGHLRDALKKLYNDDKLEHFSMCLFDDESRNKDVEKYGVKFVYVKDSENGPSWMLYQKYLTSE from the coding sequence ATGACGATTAAATACCCCAAAGTTGCCGCATTCGATTTAGACTACACAGTGTGGCCATGTTACTGTGATACCCACTTGTTCCCACCATTCACTCCCATCAAAAAGCCTGATGGACAAGTTCTCACGGTGATTGACGCCCGAGGATTTGAACTGTCGTTGTACAAAGATATCCCCAAGATTCTCACcgatttgaaggaaaacgaTGTAACTCTTGTATCTGCGTCTAGAACATGGGCACCTGAGATTGCGAAAGACCTGATGAAAGTTTTTCAGGTAGAATATAACGGTAAGATAGTATATCTCGGTGACTTATTTGACGACATGCAATGGGGTGAGAGAAGTAAGGTTGGTCACTTGAGAgacgctttgaagaaactatATAACGATGATAAACTGGAACACTTTTCCATGTGTTTATTTGACGATGAGAGTAGAAACAAAGATGTGGAAAAATACGGTGTTAAATTTGTTTACGTAAAAGATTCAGAAAATGGTCCATCATGGATGCTGTACCAAAAATACCTTACCTCTGAGTAA
- the KNAG0D02060 gene encoding uncharacterized protein (ancestral locus Anc_8.169), giving the protein MDNITIPDFISQQAALEQEARELMPWEPKSCTYEKGPFRQQIFACRTHNNIGVCYSCSIRCHTSCDLVELFTKRHFTCDCGTERDNRVQQKDAIRCEIRKNTSDDIPASDNVYNQNFKGLFCDCAKEYDPDNAAVMLQCAIGLQCNEDWYHDHCIMGKTKSESQEMRRVGDEDTLERPLEGFPDLESFEAYICWKCYQKYEYYFQRLLSHELADDLFACKLSRNEGAKVELINEHGKRTNHPTEKPEEYSLFLKPNYSSVLKKIKEGESNKSDKLFIFLDILVPFLIKDEPIYDPGQDEDDPSMAIFDLAAQALQVSVRRDQAVQGIEAFHSLKENLNQFLKSFAEKKKVVAEEDIKSFFQNSK; this is encoded by the coding sequence ATGGATAATATCACAATACCTGATTTCATCTCACAACAAGCTGCTCTAGAACAAGAGGCTAGAGAGTTGATGCCCTGGGAACCCAAAAGTTGTACATATGAGAAGGGCCCGTTTCGACAGCAGATATTTGCATGTAGAACGCATAATAATATTGGTGTGTGCTACTCTTGCTCTATTAGATGTCACACCAGCTGTGACTTGGTGGAGCTTTTCACAAAAAGGCACTTTACCTGCGATTGCGGGACAGAGAGAGATAACAGAGTTCAACAAAAGGACGCGATTAGGTGTGAGATTAGGAAAAACACTTCCGATGATATTCCGGCCTCGGATAATGTCTATAATCAGAACTTTAAGGGACTGTTTTGCGACTGTGCAAAGGAATATGACCCAGATAACGCTGCTGTTATGCTACAGTGTGCGATAGGTTTGCAGTGCAACGAGGACTGGTACCATGATCACTGTATAATGGGTAAAACTAAGTCGGAGAGTCAAGAAATGAGACGCGTTGGAGACGAAGATACCCTGGAACGGCCATTGGAAGGCTTTCCTGATTTAGAAAGTTTCGAAGCGTATATTTGTTGGAAATGTTACCAGAAATATGAGTACTATTTTCAGCGGCTGCTTTCACATGAGCTAGCTGATGATCTATTTGCCTGTAAACTTTCGCGTAATGAGGGAGCGAAGGTTGAATTAATAAATGAACATGGGAAGAGAACGAATCACCCGACAGAGAAACCAGAAGAATATTCTTTATTTCTGAAACCAAATTACTCTTCGGTATTGAAAAAGATTAAAGAGGGCGAAAGCAATAAGTCTGATAAATTATTCATCTTTTTAGACATTTTGGTCCCATTCTTGATAAAAGATGAGCCAATATATGATCCTGGACAAGATGAGGACGATCCAAGCATGGCTATATTTGATCTCGCGGCACAGGCGCTTCAGGTGTCCGTAAGAAGGGATCAAGCTGTGCAAGGAATTGAAGCTTTCCATTCCTTGAAGGAAAATTTGAaccaatttttgaagtctTTTGccgaaaagaagaaggtgGTCGCAGAAGAGGATATCAAATCGTTTTTCCAGAACTCAAAGTGA